The Salegentibacter mishustinae genomic interval TTTTATCTGCCACCACTTTTAAAACTCTCAGGTTTTCTACTTTAACTCTTTCTCCACCCATTCTACCGGCCATTTTCATTCCTTTGAAAACCCGTGCAGGGTAAGACGCTGCACCAATAGAACCCGGAGCTCTTAATCGGTTATGCTGACCGTGAGTCGCCTGACCCACACCACCAAAGTTGTGTCTTTTCACAACTCCCTGAAAGCCTTTACCTTTAGAAGTACCTGCAATATCTACAAATTCTCCTTCGTTAAAGTGCTCTACCGTGATAGCATCACCTAATTTATAATCTGCTTCAAATCCTTTGAATTCAACGACTTTACGTTTTGCAACGCTTCCTGCTTTTTTAGCGT includes:
- the rplC gene encoding 50S ribosomal protein L3, which encodes MSGLIGKKIGMTSIFDENGKNIPCTVIEAGPCVVTQVRTKEVDGYEALQVGFDDKKTVNKAAEGHAKKAGSVAKRKVVEFKGFEADYKLGDAITVEHFNEGEFVDIAGTSKGKGFQGVVKRHNFGGVGQATHGQHNRLRAPGSIGAASYPARVFKGMKMAGRMGGERVKVENLRVLKVVADKNLLVVKGCVPGHKNSYVIISK